From Virgibacillus natechei, the proteins below share one genomic window:
- a CDS encoding VanW family protein encodes MKFIILILLMLLIPLNDTMANDKMAEDHTLTLNEEEIKQYAYPFIGTPFINEDKLHYLIEDLNEKVYKDPINAEFDEMGEIIQEKSGIELDENKFNTLFRTSFYAGDDMEIEVPKQPIQPRVDSELLAEISVQEMGSFVTTFKQSNVERTHNIGLASEAINDYVVFPGERFSFNEVVGERTEERGYMRAPVIVKGELAEDIGGGICQVSSTLYNAVDLKGIQIVERYAHSRSVPYVPPGRDATVSWWGPDFVFENMYNQPILVRAKADDGKMIVTIYSSDRVEYASDE; translated from the coding sequence ATGAAGTTTATTATTTTAATCCTTCTCATGTTACTTATTCCATTAAATGATACGATGGCAAATGACAAGATGGCTGAAGACCACACGTTAACGTTGAATGAAGAGGAGATAAAACAATATGCATACCCTTTTATCGGTACGCCTTTTATAAATGAAGATAAACTTCATTATCTTATAGAAGATCTGAATGAAAAAGTATATAAAGATCCAATAAATGCAGAGTTTGATGAAATGGGGGAGATAATTCAGGAAAAATCAGGCATAGAACTGGATGAGAATAAATTTAATACATTATTTCGTACATCATTTTATGCAGGGGATGATATGGAGATTGAAGTGCCTAAGCAGCCTATTCAACCTAGGGTAGATAGTGAATTGTTGGCCGAAATCAGTGTACAGGAAATGGGCAGTTTTGTTACTACTTTCAAACAAAGTAATGTGGAACGCACCCATAATATTGGACTTGCATCGGAAGCAATTAACGATTATGTTGTGTTCCCAGGGGAGAGGTTTTCTTTTAACGAGGTGGTTGGTGAGCGAACAGAGGAACGAGGGTATATGCGTGCACCTGTCATTGTAAAGGGTGAATTGGCAGAGGATATTGGTGGGGGAATCTGTCAGGTTTCTTCGACCCTTTATAATGCGGTGGATTTAAAGGGGATTCAAATTGTGGAGAGGTATGCACATAGCAGGAGCGTTCCTTATGTACCACCAGGCCGCGATGCGACTGTAAGCTGGTGGGGGCCGGATTTTGTATTTGAGAACATGTATAACCAACCTATTTTAGTTCGTGCAAAAGCCGATGATGGAAAAATGATTGTCACCATTTATTCTTCTGATCGGGTCGAATATGCTTCAGATGAATAA